A stretch of the Argentina anserina chromosome 6, drPotAnse1.1, whole genome shotgun sequence genome encodes the following:
- the LOC126796912 gene encoding LOW QUALITY PROTEIN: iron-sulfur cluster co-chaperone protein HscB homolog (The sequence of the model RefSeq protein was modified relative to this genomic sequence to represent the inferred CDS: deleted 1 base in 1 codon): MKKAPSSPSSPDVEEEPPDSSLLSPLSASSSSQPNSAHCWNCTAAASTTPFLLCPSCRCIQTVDYFQIFRLERKYDSVEGTLEGKYKEWQKKLHPDLVHSKSEKEREYAAEQSARVIDAYRTLSNPLARAIYILKLEGVDIDEEETLTDLDLLSEIMEIREAVEEASDAQALNQIQTQMQEKLKEWSNNFSKTFESRNFEEAVKAIRHMTYYERVMKKL, translated from the exons AAGGCACCGTCCTCTCCAAGTTCACCGGATGTGGAAGAAGAACCTCCAGActcctctctcctctctcctctctccgcctcctcctcctcccaaCCCAACTCCGCCCACTGCTGGAACTGCACCGCCGCCGCTTCTACGACGCCGTTTCTACTCTGCCCTTCCTGTCGCTGCATCCAGACCGTCGATTACTTCCAGATTTTCCGACT gGAGAGGAAGTATGATAGTGTGGAGGGAACA TTAGAGGGGAAGTATAAGGAGTGGCAGAAGAAGTTGCACCCTGATCTTGTTCATTCGAAGTCGGAG AAGGAGAGAGAGTACGCTGCGGAGCAGTCTGCTCGGGTGATTGATGCATACCGGACTCTTAGCAACCCCTTGGCGAGGGCAATTTATATT CTGAAGCTTGAAGGTGTAGACATTGATGAAGAGGAGACACTTACAGACTTGGATTTATTAAGTGAG ATTATGGAAATAAGGGAAGCTGTTGAAGAGGCTTCTGACGCACAGGCGTTAAATCAAATTCAGACTCAG ATGCAAGAAAAACTGAAGGAGTGGTCTAATAATTTTTCCAAGACATTTGAGAGCCGGAACTTTGAAGAAGCCGTAAAAGCTATTCGGCATATGACTTACTATGAGCGTGTAATGAAGAAATTGTAA